The following are from one region of the Vibrio rarus genome:
- the tadA gene encoding tRNA adenosine(34) deaminase TadA — translation MSETLSHSFSEQDVYFMRQAIELAHNAELEGEVPVGAVLVKDNKVIAKGWNRCIGAHDATAHAEVQVLRQAGDTLQNYRLLDTTLYVTLEPCPMCAGALLHSRVKRIVFGAADLKAGAAGTVLDLFSSQAAYHYAIIESGLLEKECREQLQAFFKRRRKEQKELKRLQREQQQKGD, via the coding sequence ATGAGTGAAACCCTATCCCATTCTTTTTCTGAGCAAGATGTGTATTTTATGCGACAAGCTATTGAGCTTGCTCATAATGCCGAGCTTGAGGGGGAGGTCCCTGTTGGTGCTGTGTTAGTTAAAGACAATAAAGTGATTGCTAAGGGATGGAATCGTTGTATCGGTGCACATGATGCCACCGCCCATGCAGAGGTTCAGGTATTAAGACAAGCCGGCGATACTTTGCAAAACTATCGTCTATTAGATACTACCTTGTATGTCACCTTAGAGCCGTGCCCCATGTGTGCGGGTGCCTTATTGCATAGCCGAGTGAAACGCATTGTGTTTGGCGCAGCAGATCTTAAAGCAGGAGCGGCAGGCACGGTATTGGATCTGTTTTCCAGCCAAGCGGCATATCATTACGCCATTATTGAGTCGGGGCTGTTAGAAAAAGAGTGTCGAGAGCAGTTGCAGGCATTTTTTAAGCGACGCAGAAAAGAGCAAAAAGAATTAAAACGTTTACAAAGAGAACAGCAACAGAAGGGGGATTAG
- a CDS encoding LysR substrate-binding domain-containing protein, which yields MSRWEGIEEFIAVVDSGSFTKAAQHLDTSVAQVSRKLSALESRLGLKLVQRTTRRVSVTEIGLGYAQHCRMLLDGLAEAEREATQVHSSPIGRLRITAPTTYGETVIAPLLMQFARHYPQLELDLQLSNRRLDLIADKFDIAIRIGELPDSSLIAKKLTERQQYVCVSPTFLNKYGQPSHPSQLVGYDCLLGSSATWRFTENNKKLNLTVKGAFRCNSGNVLTEAAIQGYGVVQLPDFYVTSHLEKQNLVEILKEYRSDKEPIWALYPQNRHLSPKVKMAIEFLSEHLAQGTFSAKTTHRHNYE from the coding sequence ATGAGTCGATGGGAAGGCATTGAAGAGTTTATTGCGGTGGTGGATAGTGGCAGCTTTACTAAAGCGGCACAGCATTTAGATACCTCTGTGGCGCAAGTAAGCCGTAAGCTATCGGCTTTAGAGTCTCGTCTTGGCTTGAAATTGGTGCAACGCACGACACGTAGAGTGTCGGTGACGGAAATTGGCTTAGGTTATGCTCAGCACTGCCGAATGTTACTGGACGGGTTGGCTGAAGCGGAAAGAGAAGCCACTCAAGTGCACTCGTCACCCATAGGCCGGTTGAGAATCACAGCCCCAACCACTTACGGGGAAACCGTGATTGCGCCACTATTGATGCAGTTTGCTCGTCACTACCCTCAGTTGGAACTCGATCTGCAATTAAGCAATCGGCGTTTGGATTTGATTGCGGATAAGTTTGATATTGCGATTCGCATTGGTGAGCTTCCCGATTCTTCTTTAATTGCTAAAAAACTGACAGAGCGTCAGCAGTATGTTTGTGTGAGCCCTACATTTCTAAACAAGTATGGGCAACCCTCACATCCATCACAGTTGGTGGGGTATGATTGTCTACTCGGGTCTTCGGCTACATGGCGTTTTACGGAGAACAATAAGAAGCTGAATTTAACCGTTAAAGGAGCCTTTCGCTGCAATAGTGGTAATGTTCTAACGGAAGCGGCGATACAAGGTTACGGGGTGGTGCAATTACCCGATTTTTACGTGACTTCTCACTTAGAAAAGCAAAATTTGGTTGAGATACTGAAAGAGTATCGCAGTGACAAAGAGCCCATTTGGGCGCTCTACCCACAAAACCGGCATTTATCCCCCAAGGTAAAAATGGCCATTGAGTTCTTGAGCGAGCATCTCGCGCAAGGTACATTTTCAGCAAAGACAACCCACAGGCATAATTATGAGTGA
- a CDS encoding S-(hydroxymethyl)glutathione dehydrogenase/class III alcohol dehydrogenase → MTEQFIKSRAAVAWGPNQPLKMEEVDVMLPKKGEVLVKIIATGVCHTDAFTLSGDDPEGIFPSILGHEGGGIVEMVGEGVTSVSIGDHVIPLYTAECGECKFCKSGKTNLCQAVRETQGKGLMPDGTTRFYKDGQPIYHYMGCSTFSEYTVLPEISLAKVNKEAPLEEVCLLGCGVTTGMGAVLNTAKVEKGDNVAIFGLGGIGLSAIIGAKMAGANRIIGVDINESKFELAKQLGATDCINPKDYDKPIQDVIVEMTDGGVEYSFECIGNVDVMRSALECCHKGWGESVIIGVAGAGQEISTRPFQLVTGRVWRGSAFGGVKGRSELPEIVERYMAGEFGLQDFITHTMGLEDINEAFDLMHRGESIRTVIHFDK, encoded by the coding sequence ATGACTGAACAATTTATCAAATCACGTGCTGCTGTTGCTTGGGGACCAAATCAACCACTTAAAATGGAAGAAGTGGATGTGATGCTGCCTAAAAAAGGCGAAGTGCTGGTTAAAATTATTGCCACAGGGGTTTGTCACACCGATGCATTCACTTTATCGGGTGACGATCCTGAAGGTATCTTCCCATCGATTTTAGGCCATGAAGGGGGCGGTATCGTAGAAATGGTAGGCGAAGGCGTTACCAGTGTCTCTATTGGCGATCATGTCATCCCACTTTATACCGCTGAATGTGGCGAATGTAAGTTCTGTAAATCAGGTAAAACAAACCTTTGCCAAGCGGTTCGTGAAACTCAAGGTAAAGGTCTGATGCCCGATGGCACTACACGTTTCTATAAAGATGGTCAGCCTATTTATCACTACATGGGCTGCTCTACTTTCTCTGAGTACACAGTTTTACCTGAGATCTCTCTGGCTAAAGTCAACAAAGAGGCACCTCTAGAAGAAGTCTGCTTGTTAGGCTGTGGGGTAACTACGGGGATGGGCGCTGTGTTAAATACAGCAAAAGTAGAAAAAGGCGATAACGTCGCTATCTTTGGCCTTGGTGGTATTGGCTTGTCAGCCATCATTGGTGCGAAAATGGCCGGAGCCAACCGCATCATAGGTGTTGATATTAATGAAAGTAAGTTTGAACTCGCAAAACAGTTAGGTGCAACAGACTGCATCAACCCAAAAGACTACGATAAGCCTATTCAAGACGTGATCGTCGAAATGACTGACGGTGGTGTTGAATACTCATTTGAATGTATCGGTAATGTCGATGTAATGCGTTCAGCCCTTGAGTGTTGCCATAAAGGATGGGGAGAATCTGTCATTATAGGTGTTGCTGGTGCAGGACAAGAGATCTCAACACGTCCATTCCAGTTAGTTACTGGTCGCGTATGGCGTGGCAGTGCCTTTGGTGGCGTTAAAGGTCGCTCTGAACTGCCTGAGATTGTAGAGCGTTATATGGCTGGAGAGTTCGGCCTACAAGACTTTATCACCCACACTATGGGCCTTGAGGACATCAACGAAGCCTTTGATCTTATGCACCGAGGTGAAAGTATTCGAACCGTTATCCATTTCGATAAATAA
- the fghA gene encoding S-formylglutathione hydrolase: MSFNKISETKVFGGLHQRFTHQSTTTQCEMTFAIFLPPQATQQSVPVLYWLSGLTCTDENFMQKAGAFRKAAELGIAIVAPDTSPRGDAVPDDNDNAYDFGLGAGFYLNATQTPWKTHYQMYSYVVDELPDLIEAQFPVTNRKAISGHSMGGHGALTIGLKNQDKYQSISAFSPITNPTECPWGIKALSNYLGNDPALWQKYDACKLLAKHGCQLPILIDQGEADGFLEEQLKPNHLIDVAAQQQLDFELRMQAGYDHSYFFISSFIDDHLAFHAKHL; this comes from the coding sequence ATGAGCTTCAATAAAATCAGTGAAACTAAAGTCTTTGGTGGCTTACATCAACGATTTACTCATCAATCTACCACCACGCAATGTGAGATGACTTTTGCTATATTCCTCCCCCCTCAAGCAACCCAACAATCGGTACCTGTTCTTTATTGGCTCTCAGGGCTAACCTGCACCGACGAAAATTTTATGCAAAAAGCGGGGGCCTTTCGTAAGGCAGCGGAATTAGGTATCGCTATCGTGGCTCCCGATACAAGCCCTAGAGGTGATGCTGTACCCGATGACAATGACAACGCTTATGACTTCGGCCTAGGTGCGGGGTTTTACTTAAATGCCACGCAGACACCTTGGAAAACACACTATCAAATGTACTCCTATGTGGTCGATGAATTGCCCGATTTAATAGAAGCGCAGTTTCCTGTCACTAATAGAAAGGCCATTTCTGGGCACAGTATGGGCGGTCACGGAGCCTTAACTATTGGTTTAAAGAATCAAGACAAATACCAATCAATCTCTGCATTTAGCCCTATTACCAACCCTACCGAGTGCCCTTGGGGCATTAAAGCTTTATCAAATTACTTAGGGAATGACCCAGCGCTATGGCAGAAGTACGATGCTTGTAAGCTGTTGGCTAAACATGGCTGTCAATTGCCTATTCTTATTGACCAAGGCGAGGCCGATGGCTTCTTAGAAGAGCAACTTAAACCAAACCATCTCATTGATGTGGCAGCGCAACAGCAACTCGATTTTGAGCTTCGTATGCAAGCGGGCTATGATCATAGCTACTTCTTCATCTCAAGTTTTATCGATGACCATCTCGCGTTTCACGCAAAGCATCTATAA
- a CDS encoding AbgT family transporter, producing MSNDIASTATPKPSGMDRFLNLIEKAGNKIPDPAILFFWALIIVWVFSALLSNVSFDLINPRTGDPLEITNLLTGDALAHFLANMVTTFTGFAPLGIVLVAMLGVGVADSSGFITTGLKKMLSFTPAKLLTPMLILVAIVSHTAADAGYVLVIPLGGIIFHAAGRHPLAGIAAAFAGVSGGFSANFIPSGIDPLLAGFTQTAANVLDPEYIVNPLANIYFTGLSSVLIVAIGWFVTERIIEPRLDATTKVDEDAEQAPDLGSMTELEAKAFKYAGWSMIAGIALLVFAIMPENSALRSPEGEITAFSAPIMQSIVPLIFILFIIPGIVYGRVVGKFSSSNDVIKSMSDTMNTMGAYMVMSFFCAQFLVAFGQSNIGTMLALYGAEGLKAMNLPGEATVVGMILLTAMVNLLVGSASAKWALIGPILVPMLMAVGISPELSQAAYRVGDSVSNIISPLMVFFPLVVVYCQRYVKNTGIGTLASLMMPFSIAMLIGWTIFLLAYWALGIPLGIQAPYTYTM from the coding sequence ATGAGCAATGATATAGCAAGCACAGCTACTCCTAAACCAAGTGGTATGGATCGCTTCTTGAACCTGATTGAAAAAGCAGGTAACAAGATCCCTGATCCCGCCATTTTATTCTTCTGGGCATTAATTATAGTGTGGGTATTTTCAGCCCTACTGTCTAATGTCTCGTTCGACCTCATTAATCCACGCACCGGTGATCCTCTTGAGATTACAAACCTTTTAACCGGTGATGCGTTGGCACATTTTCTGGCTAACATGGTAACAACCTTTACCGGTTTCGCACCTCTAGGCATCGTTCTAGTGGCCATGCTAGGTGTCGGTGTTGCCGACTCTTCGGGCTTTATTACTACAGGCCTAAAGAAGATGCTGAGCTTCACGCCAGCGAAACTGCTTACTCCAATGTTGATCCTTGTTGCTATCGTGTCACACACAGCAGCAGATGCGGGCTATGTATTGGTTATTCCGCTAGGTGGTATCATCTTCCACGCGGCGGGGCGTCACCCTCTTGCTGGTATTGCAGCAGCATTTGCCGGTGTATCTGGCGGTTTCTCTGCAAACTTTATTCCTTCTGGTATCGATCCGCTTCTGGCGGGTTTCACGCAAACGGCGGCAAACGTTCTCGACCCTGAGTACATTGTGAATCCACTGGCCAACATCTATTTCACTGGATTATCTTCAGTGTTAATTGTGGCTATTGGTTGGTTTGTTACTGAGCGCATCATTGAGCCTCGCCTAGATGCAACCACTAAAGTGGATGAAGACGCAGAACAAGCGCCGGATCTTGGCTCTATGACTGAGCTAGAAGCGAAAGCATTTAAGTACGCGGGTTGGTCTATGATTGCAGGTATTGCACTGCTGGTATTTGCCATCATGCCAGAGAATTCAGCATTGCGTTCTCCTGAAGGTGAGATCACCGCATTCTCAGCGCCTATCATGCAGTCAATTGTTCCTTTAATCTTCATCCTATTCATCATTCCGGGCATCGTATATGGCCGTGTGGTAGGTAAGTTCTCTAGCAGCAACGACGTCATCAAGTCTATGTCTGACACCATGAACACTATGGGTGCTTACATGGTAATGTCATTTTTCTGTGCTCAGTTCCTAGTGGCATTTGGTCAATCAAACATTGGTACTATGCTAGCGTTGTACGGCGCTGAAGGTCTGAAAGCGATGAACCTACCCGGTGAAGCAACGGTGGTTGGTATGATTCTACTGACAGCGATGGTTAACCTTTTGGTCGGTTCTGCATCGGCTAAGTGGGCCTTGATTGGTCCTATCCTAGTACCTATGCTAATGGCGGTGGGTATCTCTCCTGAGCTATCTCAAGCGGCCTACCGTGTGGGGGATTCTGTATCTAACATCATCTCACCACTTATGGTGTTCTTCCCTCTGGTTGTGGTGTACTGCCAGCGCTACGTTAAAAATACTGGTATCGGTACTCTCGCTTCTCTAATGATGCCATTCTCAATCGCTATGCTGATTGGTTGGACTATCTTCTTGCTAGCTTACTGGGCTCTAGGTATCCCTCTAGGTATTCAAGCGCCTTACACTTACACAATGTAA
- a CDS encoding type IV pilus modification PilV family protein has translation MTSSKHNKGHKGSSMLEVLVATALVALFSLFLIEGGVYLQRETHLATQRVQVLAHMENQLEKARVKALTGTDLESHWPAASLPFSLTVLHSDTVSSQGVKGRQIMLSASWSDPWGEQQQLSIKTWVVFNK, from the coding sequence GTGACTTCTAGTAAGCATAATAAAGGGCATAAAGGCAGTTCGATGCTCGAGGTGTTAGTCGCGACAGCATTAGTGGCGTTGTTTTCTTTGTTTCTTATTGAAGGGGGGGTGTACCTACAAAGGGAAACGCATTTAGCGACGCAAAGGGTGCAGGTGCTGGCGCATATGGAAAACCAGTTAGAGAAAGCAAGAGTTAAGGCGCTGACAGGCACCGATCTTGAATCCCATTGGCCCGCAGCGTCGTTGCCATTTTCGCTCACAGTTTTGCATAGTGATACTGTGTCATCGCAGGGAGTAAAGGGGCGTCAAATTATGCTATCTGCATCTTGGAGCGATCCATGGGGTGAGCAACAGCAATTATCAATTAAAACCTGGGTGGTTTTTAATAAGTGA
- the dnaJ gene encoding molecular chaperone DnaJ, with product MSKRDLYEVLGVGRDASERDIKKAYKRLAMKFHPDRNQGDEGAAEKFKEVKEAYEVLTDSQKRAAYDQYGHAAFEQGGMGGGGFGGGGGADFGDIFGDVFGDIFGGGRRGGGQQRAQRGSDLRYNMELTLEEAVRGCSKEIQVPTLVSCDVCDGSGAKKGSSAQTCGTCHGHGQVQMRQGFFAVQQACPTCHGKGKIIKDPCGACHGEGRKHKTKSLNVKIPAGVDTGDRIRLSGEGEAGEHGAPAGDLYVQVHVKEHHIFERDGSNLYCEVPVSFAMAALGGEVEVPTLDGRVSLKVPPETQTGRMFRMRGKGVKGVRGGAQGDLIVKLVVETPVKLNSRQKELLKEFEDSCGGDAANKHKPKSEGFFDGVKKFFDDLTS from the coding sequence ATGTCTAAACGTGATCTTTATGAAGTACTAGGTGTAGGCCGAGACGCTTCTGAACGTGATATCAAAAAAGCCTATAAACGCCTCGCAATGAAATTCCACCCAGATAGAAATCAGGGTGATGAAGGCGCGGCTGAGAAGTTCAAAGAGGTGAAGGAAGCGTATGAGGTTTTAACCGACTCTCAAAAACGTGCAGCCTATGATCAATACGGCCATGCCGCTTTTGAACAAGGTGGCATGGGCGGCGGCGGCTTTGGCGGCGGTGGCGGTGCTGACTTCGGTGATATCTTCGGTGATGTGTTTGGTGATATTTTTGGTGGTGGTCGTCGTGGGGGTGGTCAGCAGCGCGCTCAACGAGGCTCAGACCTACGTTACAACATGGAATTGACTTTAGAAGAAGCGGTTCGTGGTTGCTCAAAAGAGATCCAAGTCCCTACTCTTGTGAGTTGTGATGTGTGTGATGGCTCTGGTGCGAAGAAAGGCTCTTCTGCGCAAACTTGTGGCACTTGTCACGGTCATGGCCAAGTACAAATGCGTCAAGGTTTCTTTGCTGTTCAGCAAGCTTGTCCAACATGTCATGGTAAAGGCAAAATCATTAAAGATCCTTGTGGCGCTTGTCATGGGGAAGGACGCAAACATAAAACGAAGTCTCTCAATGTTAAAATCCCAGCCGGTGTAGATACGGGCGATCGTATTCGTTTATCGGGTGAAGGGGAAGCGGGAGAGCACGGCGCTCCTGCTGGAGATCTTTATGTGCAAGTGCATGTGAAAGAGCATCATATTTTTGAACGTGATGGCAGTAACTTATACTGTGAAGTCCCTGTGAGTTTTGCTATGGCCGCCTTAGGTGGTGAAGTAGAAGTACCAACACTTGATGGACGAGTAAGCCTAAAAGTTCCACCAGAAACTCAAACTGGACGCATGTTCCGTATGCGTGGCAAGGGTGTGAAAGGGGTTCGCGGCGGTGCGCAAGGGGACTTGATCGTTAAGTTGGTAGTAGAAACACCCGTTAAACTCAACTCGCGTCAAAAAGAGTTACTAAAAGAGTTTGAAGATTCTTGTGGTGGCGATGCAGCCAATAAACACAAGCCAAAATCTGAAGGCTTCTTTGATGGTGTTAAAAAGTTCTTTGATGATCTTACTAGCTAA
- the dnaK gene encoding molecular chaperone DnaK: MGKIIGIDLGTTNSCVSVLDGDAPRVIENAEGERTTASVVAYTDGETLVGQPAKRQAVTNPENTLFAIKRLIGRRFEDEEVQRDIEIMPYKIVKADNGDAWVEAKGQKMAAPQVSAEILKKMKKTAEDFLGEEVTGAVVTVPAYFNDSQRQATKDAGRIAGLDVKRIINEPTAAALAYGLDKSGGDRTIAVYDLGGGTFDISIIEIDEVEGEKTFEVLATNGDTHLGGEDFDTRMINYLVEEFKKDQGIDLKHDPLAMQRVKEAAEKAKIELSSTTQTDVNLPYVTADATGPKHMNVKVTRAKLESLVEDLVQRSLEPLKVALADADLSVGEITDVILVGGQTRMPMVQAKVTEFFGKEPRKDVNPDEAVAMGAAVQGGVLAGDVTDVLLLDVTPLSLGIETMGGVMTKLIEKNTTIPTKANQVFSTAEDNQSAVTIHVLQGERKQATYNKSLGQFNLEGIQAAPRGMPQIEVTLDLDADGILNVSAKDKNTGKEQKITIQASGGLSDEDIEKMVQEAEANKEADKKFEELVTTRNQADQMIHGTRKQIEEAGDALPADEKTKIEAAITELEEVKSGDDKEAIDAKVQALMTAAQKLMEIAQQQAQAQQAQGADAGQEQAKDDDVVDAEFEEVKDDKK, translated from the coding sequence ATGGGTAAAATCATTGGTATTGATTTAGGTACAACTAACTCATGCGTTTCAGTTTTAGACGGTGACGCACCACGTGTAATTGAAAACGCAGAAGGCGAACGCACAACAGCTTCTGTTGTTGCTTACACTGATGGCGAAACTTTGGTTGGCCAACCTGCTAAACGTCAAGCAGTAACAAACCCAGAAAATACACTATTTGCAATCAAACGTTTGATTGGTCGTCGTTTTGAAGACGAAGAAGTTCAGCGTGATATCGAAATCATGCCTTACAAAATTGTTAAGGCTGACAACGGTGATGCATGGGTAGAAGCGAAAGGCCAAAAAATGGCTGCTCCTCAAGTATCTGCTGAAATTCTTAAGAAAATGAAGAAGACTGCAGAAGACTTCCTTGGTGAAGAAGTGACTGGCGCTGTGGTTACAGTTCCTGCTTACTTCAATGATTCACAACGTCAAGCAACTAAAGATGCAGGTCGCATTGCAGGTCTTGATGTTAAACGCATCATCAACGAACCAACAGCTGCAGCTCTTGCATACGGCCTAGACAAGTCTGGCGGCGATCGCACTATCGCTGTGTATGACCTTGGTGGTGGTACTTTTGATATTTCTATCATCGAAATTGATGAAGTTGAAGGCGAAAAAACGTTTGAAGTTCTAGCAACTAATGGTGACACTCACCTTGGTGGTGAAGACTTTGATACTCGCATGATCAACTACTTGGTTGAAGAGTTCAAAAAAGATCAAGGTATTGACCTTAAGCACGATCCACTCGCTATGCAACGTGTTAAAGAAGCAGCAGAAAAAGCGAAAATTGAGCTTTCTTCTACTACTCAAACTGACGTAAACCTACCTTACGTTACTGCAGATGCTACAGGTCCTAAGCACATGAACGTTAAAGTGACTCGTGCCAAACTAGAATCTCTAGTTGAAGACCTAGTACAACGTTCTCTTGAGCCACTTAAAGTTGCTCTAGCAGATGCTGACCTATCTGTAGGCGAAATCACTGACGTTATTCTTGTTGGTGGTCAAACTCGTATGCCTATGGTTCAAGCTAAAGTAACTGAATTCTTTGGTAAAGAACCTCGTAAAGACGTTAACCCTGATGAAGCAGTGGCTATGGGTGCTGCAGTTCAAGGTGGTGTTCTTGCGGGCGACGTAACTGACGTACTTCTACTTGACGTAACTCCATTGTCTCTAGGTATTGAGACTATGGGTGGCGTGATGACTAAGCTAATCGAGAAAAACACAACGATTCCAACGAAAGCAAATCAAGTGTTCTCAACAGCAGAAGACAACCAAAGCGCAGTAACAATTCACGTGCTTCAAGGTGAGCGTAAACAAGCGACTTACAACAAGTCTCTAGGTCAATTTAACTTGGAAGGTATTCAAGCTGCACCTCGTGGCATGCCTCAAATTGAAGTGACTTTAGACCTTGATGCTGATGGTATCCTAAACGTGTCTGCTAAAGACAAGAACACTGGTAAAGAGCAAAAGATTACTATCCAAGCTTCTGGTGGCCTAAGCGACGAAGATATCGAGAAAATGGTACAAGAAGCAGAAGCTAACAAAGAAGCGGACAAAAAGTTCGAAGAGTTAGTGACTACTCGTAACCAAGCGGACCAAATGATCCACGGTACTCGTAAGCAAATCGAAGAAGCGGGTGACGCTCTTCCAGCGGACGAGAAAACTAAGATTGAAGCGGCTATCACTGAACTAGAAGAAGTGAAGTCTGGTGACGACAAAGAAGCGATTGACGCTAAAGTTCAAGCACTTATGACTGCAGCTCAAAAACTAATGGAAATCGCTCAACAGCAAGCTCAAGCTCAGCAAGCACAAGGTGCTGATGCGGGTCAAGAGCAAGCTAAAGACGACGACGTTGTTGATGCTGAGTTCGAAGAAGTGAAAGACGATAAGAAATAA
- the grpE gene encoding nucleotide exchange factor GrpE, whose translation MSDKENKINEEELAQATNEAEQVVDDAEIIGDEGDIEWNEETAEEVEESKVAQLEAALLQTEMRLKEQHDTVIRAKAEVENMRRRTEQEMSKARKFAINKFAEELLPVIDNLERAMQAADTESEVIKPILEGIEMTHKSFIDVVSKNGLKEINPEGEAFNPELHNAVSMVESPDHEANTVTVVLQKGYELNGRVVRPAMVMVAK comes from the coding sequence ATGAGCGATAAAGAAAATAAAATTAATGAAGAAGAGTTGGCACAAGCGACTAATGAAGCTGAGCAAGTTGTTGACGATGCCGAAATAATTGGCGATGAGGGTGATATCGAATGGAACGAAGAAACAGCTGAAGAAGTAGAAGAGTCAAAAGTGGCTCAACTTGAAGCTGCGTTACTTCAAACTGAGATGCGTCTAAAGGAACAACACGACACTGTTATTCGTGCTAAAGCTGAAGTTGAAAACATGCGTCGTCGTACAGAGCAAGAAATGTCGAAAGCACGTAAGTTTGCCATTAATAAGTTTGCAGAAGAACTATTGCCAGTTATCGACAATTTAGAGCGTGCTATGCAAGCGGCTGATACCGAAAGCGAAGTGATTAAGCCAATTCTTGAAGGCATTGAAATGACGCATAAATCATTTATTGATGTGGTGTCTAAAAATGGCTTGAAAGAAATCAATCCAGAGGGCGAAGCATTTAACCCTGAACTGCATAACGCTGTATCTATGGTTGAAAGCCCTGATCACGAGGCTAATACCGTAACTGTGGTATTGCAAAAAGGCTATGAACTTAATGGCCGTGTTGTTCGCCCAGCGATGGTTATGGTTGCTAAATAA
- the nadK gene encoding NAD(+) kinase, which yields MSQHFSTIAILGKPRDINAIQTHFEIYHWLANKGYRIFIDDRLQDLMPELDPNIFGSLMQIGQNADLAIVVGGDGNMLGAARVLSRFDISVIGVNKGNLGFLTDLDPDDFKTPLEEVLCGQYIKEQRFLLETEVHRHGLVKSKNAALNEAVLHPGKVAHMIEFEVYIDDSFAFSQRSDGLIVSTPTGSTAYSLSGGGPILSPSLNTISLVPMFPHTLSSRPLVVDGNRRIKLVLAPDNRGTQEVSCDGQISLPVEPGDEIHIFRSNNVLQLIHPKDYSYYHVLREKLGWSSKLF from the coding sequence ATGAGCCAGCATTTCTCTACAATCGCTATTTTGGGTAAACCTCGCGACATAAACGCCATCCAGACTCACTTTGAGATCTACCATTGGCTTGCCAATAAAGGCTACCGCATTTTTATTGATGATAGACTTCAAGACCTCATGCCCGAGCTTGATCCCAATATTTTTGGCAGCCTAATGCAAATTGGCCAAAATGCCGATCTCGCCATTGTGGTGGGAGGCGATGGCAACATGTTAGGAGCAGCACGTGTTCTGTCACGCTTTGACATTTCAGTTATTGGTGTCAACAAAGGCAACCTTGGCTTTTTAACCGATTTAGACCCTGACGATTTCAAAACCCCGTTAGAAGAAGTGCTTTGTGGCCAATACATAAAAGAGCAACGTTTTCTGTTGGAGACAGAAGTACACCGCCACGGCTTAGTAAAAAGCAAAAATGCGGCCCTAAACGAAGCAGTACTTCACCCAGGGAAAGTGGCGCATATGATTGAGTTTGAAGTGTATATCGACGACTCTTTTGCCTTCTCACAACGCTCAGATGGACTCATAGTCTCTACCCCTACCGGTTCTACCGCCTATTCACTCTCTGGTGGTGGCCCTATTCTTTCACCAAGTTTGAACACTATTTCACTTGTACCTATGTTCCCTCACACCCTATCTAGCCGCCCATTAGTTGTAGACGGTAATCGCCGTATAAAACTGGTCCTTGCCCCAGATAACAGAGGCACACAAGAAGTCAGTTGCGATGGTCAAATATCACTCCCCGTTGAACCCGGTGACGAAATACATATTTTTAGAAGCAACAATGTATTGCAGTTAATTCACCCTAAAGACTATAGCTACTACCATGTTTTACGAGAAAAATTAGGTTGGTCTAGTAAACTTTTTTAG